The window ACGTCGCACCCAAGAACGCGCCCAAGTCAAAGAAGAAAAAGCCGCGGTCAGTGCCCACCCCACCTTGCACGTTTTGGACGGCGGCCAGCGCGTGCCCCTCGACGTCAACTATTTGCAAGGCCTCATCGTCAATGCTTGCCACGGTTTGGGCCAAGACGTCCATCCCGATCCCATCGTGGCCGAAACCATGCGCAACCTCTACGACGGCGTGCCCATGGAAGAGGTTTACAAGGCGTCCATCTTGGCGTCTCGCACCCTGATCGAAAAGGATCCTGACTACACCTACGTCACAGCCCGTCTCTTAATGCACACCATTGCCAAAGAAGTTTTGGGCCAAGAGGTGCTCTTGAAGGACATGGCTTCTCACTATGTGGACTACTTCCCTGGCTACATCAAAAAGGGTGTCGACAACGGCTTGCTCGACGAAAAACTCCTGCAATTTGACCTGCGCAAGCTGGCCACAGCCCTGAAAGCCGAGCGCGATCTGCAGTTCGATTACCTCGGCCTGCAAACTTTGTACGACCGCTACTTCTTGCACGTTCGCAAAACACGCATCGAGTTGCCCCAGTCTTTCTTCATGCGCGTCGCCATGGGCCTGGCCCTGAACGAAGCCGACCGCGAAGCCCGCGCCATCGAGTTCTACGAAGTCCTGTCTTCATTCGACTTCATGTCCAGCACCCCCACACTGTTTAACAGCGCAGGTTTGCGCTCACAGCTGTCCAGCTGCTACCTCACCACGGTGCCTGACGACCTCGACGGCATCTACGAGTCCATCAAAGAAAACGCTTTGCTGTCTAAATTTGCAGGCGGCTTGGGAAACGACTGGACGCGCGTTCGTGCTTTGGGCAGCCACATCAAGGGCACCAATGGCGAATCACAAGGCGTGGTGCCTTTCCTCAAAGTGGTCAACGACACCGCTGTGGCGGTCAACCAAGGCGGCAAGCGCAAAGGTGCGGTCTGTACTTACCTCGAAACTTGGCACCTCGACATTGAAGAGTTCCTGGAACTGCGCAAGAACACCGGCGACGACCGCCGCCGCACGCACGACATGAACACCGCCAACTGGATCCCCGACTTGTTCATGCGCCGTGTCATGGAAAAAGGCACTTGGACTTTGTTCTCGCCTTCCGATTGCCCCGATTTGCACGACAAGTTTGGCGTTGAGTTCGAAAAAGCCTACGTGGCTTACGAGCAAAAAGCTGCCGCCGGCGAAATCAAGCCCAGCCGCACCATCCAGGCCAACGACCTGTGGCGCAAAATGCTCTCCATGCTGTTCGAAACAGGCCATCCTTGGATCACTTTCAAAGATGCTTGCAACATTCGTTCACCTCAGCAGCATGCTGGCGTGGTGCACTCCTCTAACTTGTGCACCGAGATCACCTTGAACACCAGCGACACCGAAACAGCGGTGTGCAACTTGGGTTCGGTCAACTTGCCACAGCACTTGATGGACGGCCCCAACGGCAAACAAATCGACCACGCCAAACTGCAGCGCACCATCAAAACGGCCATGCGCATGCTCGACAACGTGATCGACATCAACTACTACGCGGTCAAAAAAGCGCGTGACTCCAATATGCGTCACCGCCCCGTGGGCTTGGGCCTCATGGGCTTCCAAGACGCGCTGTACCAAATGCGTGTGCCTTATGCCTCCCAAGAAGCCGTGCAATTTGCCGACACGTCCATGGAAGCCATCTGCTACTACGCTTACTGGGCTTCTACCGAGTTGGCTGCCGAGCGTGGCAAGTACTCTAGTTACAAAGGTTCTTTGTGGGACCAAGGCATCTTGCCTTTGGACACCCTCAACCTGCTGGAAAAAGCCCGCGGTGGTTACGTTGAAGTCGACCGCAGCAGCACCATGGACTGGGATGCTTTGCGCAAGAAGATTGCCAAAGACGGCATGCGCAACTCCAACTGCGTGGCCATTGCGCCTACCGCCACCATCTCCAACATCATTGGTGTCGACGCTTGTATCGAGCCTTGCTTCGGCAATTTGTCCGTCAAGTCCAACTTGTCTGGCGAGTTCACCATCATCAACAGCTACCTGGTTCGCGATTTGAAGCGCCTCGGTCTGTGGGACGATGTCATGGTCATGGACTTGAAGCACTTCGACGGCTCATTGCGCCCCATCGACCGTGTGCCACAAGAAATCAAGGCCTTGTACGCCACGGCCTTCGAAGTGGAAACCACATGGATTGTGGAAGCTGCTGCACGTCGCCAAAAATGGATTGACCAAGCCCAGTCGCTCAACATCTACATGTCGGGCGCGTCGGGTAAAAAATTGGACGACACCTACAAGCTGGCTTGGTTGCGCGGTCTTAAAACCACTTACTACCTGCGCACCATCAGCGCCACACACGCCGAGAAATCAACTGTGTCAAACAACCAGATGAATGCGGTGTCTTCTGGCTCTTCAACTGGCGGCGTATCTGCATCGAGTGCATCTGCACCCGCACAGTTCTCAGGTGTGCCTGCAACCGATGTGAAGTTCACAGCCATCGACGATGTTGGCTGCGAAGCTTGCCAATAACTTTTCAAGCGTCAGGAAATTCTTTTTCTCAATTTCAAAATCACGACGAAGAAATACAATGCAAAAACGCAACACTTCTTCGCGTGATTTCATTTCATTTCAAAACATTGCTTTGCATTTCGTCCGCAAGCTTTCATAATTCACTCATTGGAAATTTCTATGTTGTCCTGGGACGATTCATCTAAACCTGCGTTGCAACCTGCAATGCCAAGCTTTCCCCCAAGCGGTCCATCTGCCGACCGCTTCGCTGATCTGTCTTCATTCAGCGGCTCACCTGTCAACACAGTAACTGCAGCACCCTCTCCCGTCATGACCGCTGCCACTGGCACTTCAAAGCGCGTCAACGCCGCCGACAAACGTATCATCAATGGCCAGACCGACGTCAACCAGTTGGTGCCTTTCAAATACAAATGGGCTTGGGAAAAATACCTCGCCACTTGCGCCAACCACTGGATGCCGCAAGAAGTCAACATGACACGCGACATCGCTCTCTGGAAAGACCCCAACGGTTTGACCGAAGACGAGCGCCGCTTGGTCAAGCGCAACTTGGGCTTTTTCGTCACGGCCGACTCTTTGGCTGCCAACAACATCACTTTGGGTACTTACCGTCACATCACGGCGCCCGAGTGCCGTCAGTTCTTGCTCCGTCAGGCTTTTGAAGAAGCCATTCACACCCACGCCTACCAGTACATCACTGAGTCCTTGGGCCTGGACGAAAGCGAAATCTTCAATGCCTACAACGAAGTTCAGTCCATTCGTGACAAAGACGAGTTCCTGATTCCGTTCATTCACGCCATCATGGACCCCAACTTCAAAACGGGTACGCAGGAAACTGACCAAACCCTCTTGAAGTCGCTCATCGTGTTTGCTTGCCTCATGGAAGGCTTGTTCTTCTACGTGGGCTTTACCCAAATTCTGGCTTTAGGCCGTCAAAACAAGATGACTGGCGCTGCCGAGCAGTACCAGTACATCCTGCGCGACGAATCCATGCACTGCAACTTCGGCATCGACTTGATCAACCAGATCAAACTCGAAAACCCCCAGTTGTGGACTGCCGAATTCAAAGCCGAAATCAATGCTTTGTTCTTGAAAGCTGTTGAATTGGAATATCGTTACGCCGAAGACACCATGCCCCGCGGCGTGCTCGGCCTTAACGCTTCCATGTTCAAAGGTTACTTGCGCTACATCGCCAACCGCCGTGCCACCCAAATTGGCTTGGAAGCCCTCTTCCCCAACGAAGAGAACCCCTTCCCATGGATGAGCGAAATGATTGACTTGAAGAAAGAACGTAATTTCTTCGAGACCCGCGTCATTGAATACCAGTCGGGCGGCGCCCTGTCTTGGGACTGAACCTTTCTACATGACGATCCAGTTTAAACCTCACACCACGACCGCTCACAGCGGCGCCGGGGTGAGGTTTTTCCCCATTCAAGGTGTTGAGATTCACTCTCAGCACCTTGAATCGCTTTGCGACTCCAACATTTGCAAAGTGTTTCACCCTGTTGATTTTTCTAATTGATCAAGGAGAAAAAAATCATGGCAACTGCAAAAAAAGCGGCACCCAAAAAAGTCGCAGCAAAAAAAGCAGCCCCTAAAAAGGCCGTAGTGAAAAAAGCCGCTGCTCCCAAAAAGGCAGCTCCTAAGAAGGCAGCAGCTCCTAAAAAAGCAGCTCCTAAGAAGGCCGTAGCGAAAAAGGCAGCAGCTCCTAAAAAGGCAGCTCCTAAGAAGGCCGTAGCAAAAAAGGCAGCAGCTCCTAAAAAAGCAGCTCCTAAAAAAGCCGCAGCTAAAAAAGCAGCTCCTAAAAAAGCCGCAGCTAAAAAAGCAGCTCCTAAAAAAGCCGCTAAAAAAGCCGTTGCTAAGAAAGCTGTAAAGAAAGCTGCTCCTAAAAAAGCAGCTCCCAAAAAAGCTGCTAAAAAAAAAGTAGCTAAGAAAGCAGCGAAAGCACCCGCTGCCCCTGCTCCCGCTTCGACAGCACTGAATCCTCAAGCTGCATGGCCGTTTCCTTCGGCCGCCAAGCCTTGATTCAACGTTGATACGTTAGCGAAAGCAAAAGCCCGATGCTGAAAAGCGTCGGGCTTTTTTCATGGCATTGCCAAATTCAGGGGTAAAAAGTCAGCAAACGGTAACCGACGAAATTGACCTCGGGGTTCACCAAGCTAAGTTGAAGTGACATGGGCAAAATGTCACCTGCGGCCATGACTGGCGGTGCGCCCCACTGCGACAAATCCAAGACCTTGCGCATCACCGCTTGGTCTTGTGCATCTGTGAGGGTC is drawn from Limnohabitans sp. 103DPR2 and contains these coding sequences:
- a CDS encoding ribonucleoside-diphosphate reductase subunit alpha, which encodes MQIELNPTSNPQGFLGANDASTASAAAPHALANYQIIRRNGAVVPFEPNKIAVALMKAFLAVHGTQGAASASVREVVDGLTQNVVRALMRSRPGGGTFHIEDVQDQVELGLMRSSNHEVARAYVLYRERRTQERAQVKEEKAAVSAHPTLHVLDGGQRVPLDVNYLQGLIVNACHGLGQDVHPDPIVAETMRNLYDGVPMEEVYKASILASRTLIEKDPDYTYVTARLLMHTIAKEVLGQEVLLKDMASHYVDYFPGYIKKGVDNGLLDEKLLQFDLRKLATALKAERDLQFDYLGLQTLYDRYFLHVRKTRIELPQSFFMRVAMGLALNEADREARAIEFYEVLSSFDFMSSTPTLFNSAGLRSQLSSCYLTTVPDDLDGIYESIKENALLSKFAGGLGNDWTRVRALGSHIKGTNGESQGVVPFLKVVNDTAVAVNQGGKRKGAVCTYLETWHLDIEEFLELRKNTGDDRRRTHDMNTANWIPDLFMRRVMEKGTWTLFSPSDCPDLHDKFGVEFEKAYVAYEQKAAAGEIKPSRTIQANDLWRKMLSMLFETGHPWITFKDACNIRSPQQHAGVVHSSNLCTEITLNTSDTETAVCNLGSVNLPQHLMDGPNGKQIDHAKLQRTIKTAMRMLDNVIDINYYAVKKARDSNMRHRPVGLGLMGFQDALYQMRVPYASQEAVQFADTSMEAICYYAYWASTELAAERGKYSSYKGSLWDQGILPLDTLNLLEKARGGYVEVDRSSTMDWDALRKKIAKDGMRNSNCVAIAPTATISNIIGVDACIEPCFGNLSVKSNLSGEFTIINSYLVRDLKRLGLWDDVMVMDLKHFDGSLRPIDRVPQEIKALYATAFEVETTWIVEAAARRQKWIDQAQSLNIYMSGASGKKLDDTYKLAWLRGLKTTYYLRTISATHAEKSTVSNNQMNAVSSGSSTGGVSASSASAPAQFSGVPATDVKFTAIDDVGCEACQ
- a CDS encoding ribonucleotide-diphosphate reductase subunit beta, whose product is MLSWDDSSKPALQPAMPSFPPSGPSADRFADLSSFSGSPVNTVTAAPSPVMTAATGTSKRVNAADKRIINGQTDVNQLVPFKYKWAWEKYLATCANHWMPQEVNMTRDIALWKDPNGLTEDERRLVKRNLGFFVTADSLAANNITLGTYRHITAPECRQFLLRQAFEEAIHTHAYQYITESLGLDESEIFNAYNEVQSIRDKDEFLIPFIHAIMDPNFKTGTQETDQTLLKSLIVFACLMEGLFFYVGFTQILALGRQNKMTGAAEQYQYILRDESMHCNFGIDLINQIKLENPQLWTAEFKAEINALFLKAVELEYRYAEDTMPRGVLGLNASMFKGYLRYIANRRATQIGLEALFPNEENPFPWMSEMIDLKKERNFFETRVIEYQSGGALSWD
- a CDS encoding histone H1-like repetitive region-containing protein, whose amino-acid sequence is MATAKKAAPKKVAAKKAAPKKAVVKKAAAPKKAAPKKAAAPKKAAPKKAVAKKAAAPKKAAPKKAVAKKAAAPKKAAPKKAAAKKAAPKKAAAKKAAPKKAAKKAVAKKAVKKAAPKKAAPKKAAKKKVAKKAAKAPAAPAPASTALNPQAAWPFPSAAKP